In the genome of Noviherbaspirillum saxi, the window AGCGAAGTCGCCAGCAGGATGCCGACCGAAAGGCTGACCATGCGCTCGACCATTTTCGACAGCAGCGCAAAGGAAAATATCGCCGCAGCGGTGATGCTGAGGACGCCAGCGACCGTGGTGGCCAGCAGAATGGAAAGCAGCGCGGAGTCGATGGTGTGCCTCGTTTAATATGCAACAAAGTTGCAAATTAAAGCATAGACCGGCCATTTCGGCAAACGGGAAAGTCAATTCGCTGCCTTTGGGATGCAAAAAGCCGGCATTCAGCCGGCTTTTCGATGGTTCGCTTAGCGGCGCGTGAACGCCACTTCCCGCCGACGACGCTTACGCCACGCCGTTCGCCTTGAACCAGGCAACGCAACGCTGCCAACCTTCCCTGGCATCGGCTTCCAAATAGCTTGGACGGTAATCCGCATGGAATGCGTGACCGGAATTCGGAAACACGACAAACTCCGACTTATTCTTGCCATCGGCCAGCGCGGTCTTCATCTTTTCCACTGTATCGAGCGGAATGCCGGCATCCTTGCCGCCGTATAGGCCGAGCACGGGCACCGTCAGGTTGGGCGCGATATCGACCGGGTGCGCAGGCGCCAAGGCGGTCTTGTCGCCGACCAGACGACCATACCAGGCAACGCCAGCCTTGACCTTGGGATTATGCGCGGAATACAGCCATGTAATCCGCCCGCCCCAGCAGAAACCGGTAATACCCAGCTTGTCGGTATTGCCGCCGTTTTCCTTCGCATAGGCGACGAGCGCATCGAGGTCGCCCATGACCTGTTCATCGGGCACCTTGGAGACGACTTCTTTCACGACTTCAGGGACGGTTGCATACGAAGCAGG includes:
- a CDS encoding dienelactone hydrolase family protein; the protein is MQNFIDDFDSLVTKTPLSDGVDRRDFLKTALGTGFAAAVMPVAAQSVLKTDTSGLTAGEVSIMVKGQKVPVYRAQPEGKSNLPVVLVVSEIFGVHEHIADVARRFAKLGYLALAPDLFVRQGNPASYATVPEVVKEVVSKVPDEQVMGDLDALVAYAKENGGNTDKLGITGFCWGGRITWLYSAHNPKVKAGVAWYGRLVGDKTALAPAHPVDIAPNLTVPVLGLYGGKDAGIPLDTVEKMKTALADGKNKSEFVVFPNSGHAFHADYRPSYLEADAREGWQRCVAWFKANGVA